From the Pongo pygmaeus isolate AG05252 chromosome X, NHGRI_mPonPyg2-v2.0_pri, whole genome shotgun sequence genome, one window contains:
- the PABPC1L2B gene encoding polyadenylate-binding protein 1-like 2: MASLYVGDLHPEVTEAMLYEKFSPAGPILSIRICRDKITRRSLGYAYVNYQQPVDAKRALETLNFDVIKGRPVRIMWSQRDPSLRKSGVGNVFIKNLGKTIDNKALYNIFSAFGNILSCKVACDEKGPKGYGFVHFQKQESAERAIDVMNGMFLNYRKIFVGRFKSHKEREAERGAWARQSTSADVKDFEEDTDEEATLR; encoded by the coding sequence ATGGCCTCCCTGTACGTGGGCGACCTGCACCCTGAGGTGACCGAGGCAATGCTGTACGAGAAGTTCAGTCCAGCTGGGCCCATCCTCTCCATCCGCATCTGCAGGGACAAGATCACCCGCCGCTCATTGGGCTACGCGTATGTCAACTACCAGCAACCGGTGGACGCCAAGCGGGCCCTGGAGACCCTGAACTTTGATGTCATAAAGGGCAGGCCAGTGCGCATCATGTGGTCCCAGAGGGACCCGTCGCTCCGCAAGAGCGGGGTGGGCAACGTCTTCATCAAGAACCTGGGCAAGACCATCGACAACAAGGCGCTGTACAACATCTTCTCGGCGTTCGGCAACATCCTCTCCTGCAAAGTGGCCTGTGACGAAAAGGGGCCCAAGGGCTACGGGTTCGTGCACTTCCAAAAGCAGGAATCTGCGGAGCGGGCCATCGATGTGATGAATGGCATGTTCCTGAACTACCGCAAAATTTTCGTCGGGAGATTCAAGTCGCATAAAGAACGAGAGGCCGAAAGGGGAGCCTGGGCCAGGCAGTCCACTAGTGCTGACGTCAAGGATTTCGAGGAAGACACCGACGAGGAGGCCACCTTGCGATGA